One Thermofilum sp. genomic window carries:
- a CDS encoding FAD-dependent oxidoreductase — translation MSSGRFDVIVVGAGIAGLTAALYSARQKLSTLVISVDLGGQLLLAGELQNFPGFVSISGVELIRKVEEQARLYGAQIVFDEVTGVEERGGEFRVTTSSGSTYSSDALILAFGKSPKEMGVPGERELKGRGVSYCVICDAPLFKGKRVALVGWGAHNYENVVRLRDYAAKVYWVFPGEKPLEDEELLREALSKGNVELVPFSTPAEVRGSRRVEAFVVKDKRTGELRTLEVDGVFVELGYTTRTDFLKGFVELNEKGEVVVDEACRTSRPGVFAAGDIAGMPYKQAVIAAGTGACAALSAYTYVMEKRGRKVALAGDWKHVEVPGRERREGAGLALKLR, via the coding sequence GTGAGCAGCGGAAGGTTCGACGTCATAGTGGTGGGTGCGGGGATAGCCGGCCTCACGGCTGCACTCTACTCCGCCAGGCAGAAGCTGTCAACGCTAGTGATCAGCGTGGATCTCGGAGGCCAACTGCTCCTAGCGGGCGAGCTGCAGAATTTCCCAGGCTTCGTGTCCATCAGCGGCGTAGAGCTCATCCGGAAGGTGGAGGAGCAGGCGCGCCTTTACGGCGCCCAGATAGTTTTCGACGAGGTAACTGGAGTGGAGGAAAGGGGCGGGGAGTTCCGCGTCACGACCTCCTCCGGTTCAACATACTCGAGTGACGCGCTGATCCTGGCTTTCGGTAAGAGCCCTAAGGAGATGGGAGTGCCCGGCGAGCGCGAGCTGAAGGGCAGGGGCGTCTCCTACTGCGTTATCTGCGACGCCCCGCTCTTCAAGGGCAAGAGGGTTGCTCTCGTGGGGTGGGGGGCCCACAACTACGAGAACGTGGTCAGGCTCAGAGACTACGCCGCTAAGGTTTACTGGGTGTTCCCCGGCGAAAAGCCCCTCGAGGACGAGGAACTGCTTCGCGAGGCGCTCAGCAAGGGGAACGTCGAGCTGGTCCCCTTCTCCACACCCGCCGAAGTGCGGGGATCCAGGCGGGTTGAAGCCTTCGTGGTCAAGGATAAGAGAACGGGGGAGCTCAGAACCCTGGAGGTCGACGGAGTCTTCGTAGAGCTTGGGTACACAACCAGGACAGATTTCCTGAAGGGCTTCGTCGAGCTGAACGAGAAGGGTGAGGTAGTCGTAGACGAGGCGTGCAGGACGAGCCGGCCGGGAGTCTTCGCGGCTGGCGACATCGCTGGTATGCCGTACAAGCAGGCGGTAATCGCAGCAGGCACGGGCGCGTGCGCTGCTCTCAGCGCGTACACGTACGTGATGGAGAAGAGGGGGAGAAAGGTAGCCTTGGCTGGCGACTGGAAGCATGTGGAGGTGCCAGGCCGGGAGCGCAGAGAGGGGGCTGGCCTCGCGCTCAAGCTCCGCTAG
- the cyaB gene encoding class IV adenylate cyclase, which translates to MSREVELKFRCENLESVRSKLASLGASFVKVAEQVDIYFQHPCRDFAERDEALRLRVEEGGVSELTYKGPREGGVAKAREELSTTVNDPAATAEILRRLGFFEVARVRKRREVYRVSGVEVALDTVEGLGSFVELEDKGGGVAELRKVAEELGVGGEPLRETYLEMLMKVTGRSP; encoded by the coding sequence TTGTCCAGAGAGGTTGAGCTCAAGTTTAGGTGCGAAAACCTCGAGAGCGTACGCAGCAAGCTGGCGAGCCTGGGGGCCAGCTTCGTTAAGGTTGCCGAGCAGGTGGATATTTACTTCCAGCATCCTTGCCGCGACTTCGCGGAAAGAGACGAGGCGCTCCGCTTGAGGGTCGAGGAGGGAGGCGTTTCCGAGCTGACGTACAAGGGGCCTAGGGAGGGTGGGGTGGCGAAGGCCAGGGAGGAGCTCTCAACTACCGTGAACGATCCTGCCGCTACCGCCGAGATACTGAGGAGGCTGGGCTTCTTCGAGGTGGCGAGAGTCAGGAAGAGGAGGGAGGTGTACAGGGTCTCTGGAGTGGAAGTCGCACTGGATACCGTGGAGGGGCTCGGCAGCTTTGTGGAGCTCGAGGACAAGGGGGGAGGGGTGGCGGAGCTGAGAAAGGTGGCGGAGGAGCTGGGCGTCGGAGGGGAGCCCTTGAGGGAGACTTACCTGGAGATGCTGATGAAGGTTACCGGGCGATCGCCTTGA
- a CDS encoding putative metallopeptidase, with amino-acid sequence MARVRYSRRLDLEELVYELVDSLGLSWVRKESVRVVESRGSKSRAYARIFGLPKAFQTAYSLPPLYVIEVIGENFSRLSGEEQVMVLIHELMHLPKRFGGGLRPHGPLTSDEKISELYRIFLERSGRREQP; translated from the coding sequence GTGGCTAGAGTGAGATACTCGCGGAGACTAGACCTAGAGGAGCTCGTCTACGAGCTTGTCGACAGTCTAGGCCTCTCGTGGGTGAGGAAGGAGTCGGTTAGGGTGGTTGAGAGCCGTGGTTCGAAGAGCCGAGCGTACGCCCGCATCTTCGGTCTTCCGAAAGCCTTCCAGACGGCGTACAGCCTGCCTCCACTCTACGTCATCGAGGTTATCGGCGAGAACTTCAGCAGGCTTAGCGGAGAGGAGCAGGTGATGGTCCTAATTCACGAGCTGATGCACCTTCCTAAGAGGTTCGGCGGCGGGCTGCGCCCCCACGGCCCCCTAACGAGCGACGAGAAGATTTCCGAGCTTTACCGAATCTTCCTCGAGCGTTCCGGGAGACGCGAGCAGCCTTAG
- a CDS encoding AbrB/MazE/SpoVT family DNA-binding domain-containing protein, whose amino-acid sequence MVAKRRFIVRVGEDGAVKLPRALLRELGVEPGTYAVIYREGSGIAIRFKASRSPLRLGRQVSTEEMEQMIREALDEVVAARWES is encoded by the coding sequence GTGGTGGCGAAAAGGAGGTTTATCGTCAGGGTAGGCGAGGACGGCGCCGTCAAGCTTCCCAGGGCTCTCCTGCGGGAGCTGGGCGTGGAGCCGGGAACCTACGCGGTGATCTACAGGGAGGGTTCCGGAATAGCTATAAGGTTCAAAGCTAGCAGAAGCCCGCTCAGGCTCGGGAGGCAGGTCTCCACCGAGGAGATGGAGCAGATGATCCGCGAGGCACTCGACGAGGTGGTGGCGGCGCGATGGGAGAGCTAG
- a CDS encoding PIN domain-containing protein: protein MGELGGLDKILVDTDVLLHDTFEDSEKHAEAAEMLDEANKVYLPSIVVHEYLWLLLVKFRQSPEIVREKLEEYFGDARFIYVSENSEVFLRALEMMREDGAEPYMVNDYILLVLAQRLGAVLVTYDEELKEIAKARGVATLP, encoded by the coding sequence ATGGGAGAGCTAGGGGGCCTCGATAAGATTCTCGTGGACACGGACGTCCTCCTCCACGACACGTTCGAGGATAGCGAGAAGCACGCGGAGGCTGCCGAGATGCTCGACGAGGCGAATAAAGTGTACCTTCCCTCCATAGTCGTCCACGAGTACTTGTGGCTCCTCCTGGTTAAGTTCAGGCAGAGCCCGGAGATCGTGAGAGAGAAGCTCGAAGAGTACTTTGGCGACGCCCGCTTCATATACGTTAGCGAGAACAGCGAAGTGTTCCTGAGAGCCCTCGAGATGATGCGCGAAGATGGTGCCGAGCCGTACATGGTTAACGACTACATCCTCCTAGTGCTCGCTCAAAGGCTTGGGGCGGTTCTAGTGACCTACGACGAGGAGCTGAAAGAGATCGCGAAAGCCAGAGGGGTGGCGACGCTGCCCTAA
- a CDS encoding aminotransferase class I/II-fold pyridoxal phosphate-dependent enzyme, producing MRQSLLSERVQKLDYPIRKFNAIARELEEKGEKVIYLNIGDPLKYDFETPKELVDEAYKAMLEGHNYYASSDGVKELREAIAEKERTWNGVKVNPSNILVTSGVSEALNALYAALVNEGDEVLIPDPSYPLYINFADFYGARKIFYATIESEGWIPDVDDIRRKISKKTKFIIVNNPHNPTGAVYPAKILREIIDVAAEHEVPVVTDEIYDALTFEGEFKSVGALAGSDNLVIGLNGFSKTFLATGWRLGYIYLLGPEEHLSELRKGILNFLMTRLSAVTPLQVALARFAAKRPNFLEGVKRKLDERRKYASKRLNELHGVSMPIAPKGAFYAFPRLSTHLSDEEFARRLLLEEKVFVVYGSGFGPLGSDHMRIVYLPPIEVLEEAFTRIERFVRKHSR from the coding sequence GTGAGACAAAGTCTGCTCTCGGAGCGAGTGCAGAAACTTGATTATCCTATAAGGAAGTTTAACGCCATAGCGCGGGAGCTGGAGGAGAAGGGCGAGAAAGTAATCTACCTCAACATCGGCGACCCGCTCAAGTACGACTTCGAGACACCGAAAGAGCTTGTAGACGAAGCGTACAAGGCGATGCTGGAGGGACACAACTACTACGCTTCTTCAGACGGGGTCAAGGAGCTTAGGGAAGCTATAGCCGAGAAGGAAAGGACTTGGAACGGCGTGAAGGTAAACCCCTCCAATATTCTGGTCACGTCGGGGGTCAGCGAGGCGCTGAACGCTCTGTACGCTGCTCTCGTCAACGAGGGGGACGAGGTCCTGATCCCCGACCCCAGCTACCCCCTCTACATAAACTTCGCGGACTTCTACGGAGCGAGGAAAATCTTCTACGCGACGATCGAGAGCGAGGGCTGGATCCCCGACGTGGACGACATAAGGAGGAAAATCTCGAAGAAGACGAAGTTCATCATCGTTAACAACCCTCACAACCCCACGGGGGCTGTCTACCCGGCGAAAATTCTACGGGAAATCATCGACGTGGCAGCAGAGCACGAGGTCCCCGTAGTGACCGACGAGATCTACGACGCGTTAACCTTCGAGGGAGAGTTCAAGAGCGTCGGCGCCCTCGCGGGAAGCGATAACCTCGTCATTGGGCTGAACGGATTCTCGAAAACATTCCTGGCAACCGGCTGGAGGCTCGGGTACATCTACCTCCTCGGCCCGGAAGAACACCTCTCCGAGTTGAGGAAAGGGATCCTAAACTTTCTGATGACAAGGCTCTCCGCGGTCACGCCGCTGCAGGTCGCGCTGGCCCGCTTTGCGGCAAAGAGGCCGAATTTCCTGGAAGGGGTGAAGAGGAAGCTCGACGAGAGGAGGAAGTACGCGTCTAAGAGGTTGAACGAGCTTCACGGAGTTTCCATGCCGATTGCACCCAAGGGGGCTTTCTACGCGTTTCCCCGCCTGAGCACCCACCTGAGCGATGAGGAGTTCGCGAGAAGGCTGCTCCTGGAGGAAAAGGTCTTCGTCGTCTACGGCTCGGGCTTCGGCCCGCTGGGCTCCGACCACATGAGAATCGTGTACCTTCCGCCGATAGAGGTCCTCGAGGAGGCGTTCACGAGAATCGAGCGATTCGTGAGGAAGCACTCAAGATAG
- a CDS encoding thioredoxin domain-containing protein: MELKRTVIVALATAAAVAVVLLLVFYRPASTPIQPQACPDQAVVYIYATEEQKKFADTIVADLKMMLQQRGVNIVNVPMCTLPAQSFPWKLQVYPAILIRGDVSVPPEYVSRTLDGYRELYPLVSLMLAHQMGVALFSYAGEAVLVPSAAPFANISVSTLQQAKEFLSWLFVVNVTQVSSSHDAELASRLSFLPGIVVKSSYNLTLGAPYIVEVAPGAYALAERFQRAMLQYLGVLAYEVKSNPLSGLEDGVPFGAGTVTLYLLEDYHCPFCAKFINSSGELLSELAREGRLRVVFLDLVVHAEVAPVHAFARCLFNLTGSADLYFDLTRELYRALLSGKQVTLEDAVSFARIRVPQDVVNASLACSRRLESEVLARSRSLQGAGFTGTPTFIFWNDLAGRGLLLEGCIDVNACITREDFLRILEWLRGG; encoded by the coding sequence ATGGAGCTGAAGAGGACCGTGATAGTTGCGCTCGCTACCGCTGCCGCGGTTGCGGTAGTTCTGCTGCTCGTCTTCTACAGGCCTGCCAGTACCCCCATCCAGCCTCAGGCGTGCCCCGACCAGGCCGTGGTGTACATTTACGCAACAGAGGAGCAGAAGAAATTTGCGGACACGATCGTGGCAGACCTCAAGATGATGCTGCAGCAGCGGGGAGTGAACATCGTGAACGTGCCAATGTGCACTTTACCCGCGCAGAGCTTTCCGTGGAAACTTCAGGTGTACCCAGCCATTCTAATCCGCGGCGACGTGAGCGTGCCTCCCGAGTACGTTTCCAGAACCTTGGACGGGTACAGGGAGCTCTACCCGCTCGTTTCCCTTATGCTGGCCCACCAGATGGGAGTCGCTCTCTTCAGCTACGCTGGGGAGGCTGTACTCGTCCCGAGCGCAGCGCCCTTCGCGAACATCTCGGTAAGCACCCTGCAGCAGGCGAAAGAGTTCCTTAGCTGGTTATTCGTCGTCAACGTAACGCAGGTTTCAAGCTCGCATGACGCAGAGCTAGCTTCGCGGCTAAGCTTCCTCCCGGGCATCGTCGTGAAAAGCTCCTACAATCTCACGCTAGGAGCACCCTACATCGTCGAGGTCGCGCCCGGAGCGTACGCGCTCGCGGAGAGGTTCCAGCGCGCCATGCTTCAGTACCTGGGAGTTCTTGCCTATGAGGTTAAAAGCAACCCTCTTTCAGGCTTAGAGGACGGCGTACCCTTCGGTGCGGGAACAGTAACCCTCTACCTCCTCGAGGACTACCACTGCCCCTTCTGCGCGAAGTTCATCAACAGCAGTGGGGAGCTCCTCTCCGAGCTCGCTCGAGAAGGGAGACTCAGAGTCGTTTTCCTAGATCTAGTGGTCCACGCCGAGGTAGCTCCCGTTCACGCCTTCGCTCGATGCCTGTTCAACCTGACGGGCAGCGCTGACCTGTACTTTGACTTGACGCGGGAGCTCTACAGAGCTCTACTCTCCGGGAAGCAGGTTACTCTAGAGGATGCTGTGAGCTTTGCTAGGATCAGAGTGCCCCAGGATGTTGTGAACGCGTCACTAGCTTGCAGTAGAAGACTGGAGAGCGAGGTGCTCGCCAGGTCTAGAAGCCTGCAGGGCGCGGGCTTCACGGGGACACCGACGTTCATCTTCTGGAACGATCTCGCGGGCAGGGGCCTGCTTCTGGAAGGCTGCATAGATGTCAACGCCTGCATTACGAGGGAGGACTTTCTCCGGATACTTGAGTGGCTCCGCGGAGGATAG
- a CDS encoding DUF4430 domain-containing protein, which produces MSARTATEKLVVAALLVWAVAATSAAAYLYLENARLERELEASRTLLGNAVVVNLGIDYGNGTVVWYNGTLLPRGATVFSALLSVASVEYQVSPMGVYVTSVNGVAERILSKNEGYSWLWYYFDASKGQLVMGPVAADKYKLSSGDVIVWRYEHWRF; this is translated from the coding sequence GTGAGCGCGCGGACAGCTACCGAGAAGCTAGTGGTCGCCGCGCTACTCGTGTGGGCGGTCGCCGCGACGTCTGCAGCTGCTTACCTATACCTCGAGAATGCCAGGCTGGAGAGGGAGCTCGAAGCGAGCAGGACGCTTCTAGGCAATGCTGTGGTTGTAAACCTGGGAATCGATTATGGGAACGGCACCGTAGTGTGGTATAACGGTACTCTGCTGCCGCGGGGCGCTACGGTGTTCTCCGCACTGCTCTCGGTAGCTTCTGTCGAGTACCAGGTTTCCCCGATGGGCGTGTACGTTACTTCCGTGAACGGTGTAGCCGAGAGGATCCTCTCGAAGAACGAGGGGTACAGCTGGCTCTGGTACTACTTCGACGCGAGCAAAGGGCAGCTGGTCATGGGCCCTGTTGCTGCAGACAAGTATAAGCTTTCGAGCGGCGATGTAATCGTGTGGAGGTATGAGCACTGGCGCTTCTGA
- a CDS encoding DUF4443 domain-containing protein yields MSTGASEESLVLLYLYLVGTFAGRARIAEDLRLGEGTVRRILQRLSGAGLVEKIRAGSRITRRGTAYVEDFLGRMGVKRLVLARVSELEGGLALIALLGSARNPGSHVLKLRDAAVREGAAGAIIALREGRALRLPPGGEDLCDYLRDLCSSISRLAPRSYSAAIIVFGEGFGAPLRGFLGVLSSPYYSLLASGERSLLPEEFFHRLG; encoded by the coding sequence ATGAGCACTGGCGCTTCTGAGGAATCGCTGGTTCTTCTTTACCTCTACTTAGTAGGGACTTTTGCGGGGAGGGCGCGAATCGCCGAAGACCTGAGGCTGGGCGAGGGCACGGTAAGGAGGATTCTCCAGCGGCTGAGCGGAGCGGGTCTCGTCGAGAAGATTCGGGCAGGATCGCGCATCACGCGGCGTGGAACCGCTTACGTGGAGGACTTCCTCGGGAGGATGGGCGTCAAGAGGCTGGTGCTCGCCAGGGTAAGCGAGCTCGAGGGAGGGCTAGCCCTGATCGCGCTTCTAGGCTCGGCTAGGAATCCTGGGAGCCACGTCCTAAAGCTCAGGGACGCTGCCGTGAGGGAGGGCGCGGCCGGCGCGATTATCGCTTTGAGAGAGGGCAGGGCTCTGAGGCTTCCTCCAGGAGGGGAGGATCTCTGCGACTACCTAAGGGACCTCTGCTCCAGCATCTCCAGGCTGGCTCCGCGAAGCTACAGCGCGGCCATCATCGTCTTTGGAGAGGGGTTCGGGGCGCCGCTCAGAGGCTTCCTCGGAGTCCTATCCAGTCCCTACTACTCTCTTCTAGCTTCCGGGGAACGTTCTCTCCTGCCTGAGGAGTTCTTCCACCGCTTGGGGTAG
- a CDS encoding HAD family hydrolase, with protein sequence MAAGALRAVLFDVGGTIVYDRGFARVLSEKISAVVETHTGLRAHPQTVSELWERAGQLYGSVELWDLARVMLLLRQLGILPSLRLAEQVYAAVLEAYIEGFDVEPSAQPVMRALKDMGLKLGILTNVGSYDATKLRLQFSGLLEFVDVVVASQAFPWRKPSREIFEVSCFLLGVAPAEAVYVGDDAQVDIAGAKAAGLKAVQVLKYAKEKSPLADAWISTLEELPQAVEELLRQERTFPGS encoded by the coding sequence GTGGCTGCGGGTGCCTTGAGAGCGGTTCTCTTCGACGTGGGAGGCACAATAGTTTACGATAGAGGGTTTGCCAGGGTGCTTTCGGAGAAAATCTCCGCGGTAGTGGAAACGCACACGGGTTTGAGAGCCCACCCCCAAACCGTCTCAGAGCTCTGGGAGCGGGCCGGGCAGCTGTACGGCAGCGTGGAGCTCTGGGACCTCGCGAGGGTAATGCTCCTGCTCCGCCAGCTGGGAATACTTCCTAGCCTGAGGCTCGCAGAGCAGGTGTATGCGGCGGTGCTTGAAGCGTACATCGAAGGGTTCGACGTCGAGCCTTCCGCTCAGCCTGTGATGCGCGCGCTAAAAGATATGGGCTTGAAGCTGGGGATCCTAACCAACGTGGGCAGCTACGATGCGACCAAGCTTAGGCTGCAGTTCTCGGGCCTCCTCGAGTTCGTGGATGTTGTGGTGGCTTCCCAGGCTTTCCCCTGGCGGAAGCCGTCCCGCGAGATCTTCGAAGTTTCTTGCTTTCTTCTCGGCGTAGCCCCGGCTGAGGCTGTATACGTGGGGGATGATGCGCAGGTGGATATCGCTGGGGCTAAGGCCGCGGGACTCAAAGCTGTACAGGTTCTGAAGTACGCGAAAGAGAAGAGTCCACTGGCGGACGCCTGGATCTCGACGCTCGAAGAGCTACCCCAAGCGGTGGAAGAACTCCTCAGGCAGGAGAGAACGTTCCCCGGAAGCTAG
- a CDS encoding Lrp/AsnC family transcriptional regulator — translation MLDEKDLAILDTLQENARLTVKEISRKVNSPITTTHARLKKLEKEGYIRAYRAILDARKLGFTTTAFIFVSFSREQGLDQRKVAEQIAKIPEVQEVHIITGEWDILVKVRVGSVDDLGELVVGRLRSIQGVERTYTSVVLETVKETQKLPLPLARAREFM, via the coding sequence ATGCTCGACGAGAAGGACCTCGCCATACTGGACACGCTGCAGGAGAATGCTCGCCTCACCGTGAAGGAGATAAGCAGGAAGGTGAACTCGCCCATCACTACCACGCACGCTCGGCTCAAGAAGCTCGAGAAAGAAGGCTACATACGAGCTTACCGCGCAATTCTCGATGCGAGGAAGCTCGGTTTCACGACTACCGCGTTCATCTTCGTATCCTTTTCTCGAGAGCAGGGCTTGGACCAGAGGAAGGTGGCTGAGCAGATCGCGAAGATACCGGAGGTTCAGGAGGTTCACATCATCACTGGCGAGTGGGATATCCTCGTAAAAGTGCGCGTAGGCTCCGTCGACGATCTCGGCGAGCTGGTTGTCGGCAGGCTTAGAAGCATCCAGGGAGTTGAGAGGACTTACACTTCAGTGGTGCTCGAGACGGTTAAGGAGACGCAGAAGCTTCCCTTACCGCTGGCTCGCGCGCGAGAGTTTATGTAG
- a CDS encoding nucleoside 2-deoxyribosyltransferase has protein sequence MARIYLAAPMRGVRLALNHVRELARLLEEMNHRVLTKHVTEEELDVDRGLTPREIFERDVQLLEEADVMIAEVSHPSLGVGFELAYFLLKGKPAAALVLEERRASLSALIEGITWPNFHLITYRSPKEAVEKLTRLGII, from the coding sequence TTGGCGAGAATATACCTGGCTGCGCCGATGAGAGGTGTCCGCCTAGCGCTCAACCACGTCAGGGAGCTAGCCCGCCTCCTCGAGGAGATGAACCACCGGGTCCTCACTAAGCACGTAACGGAGGAGGAGCTAGATGTGGATAGAGGGCTCACGCCCAGAGAGATATTTGAGAGAGATGTGCAGCTTCTCGAGGAGGCGGACGTTATGATCGCGGAAGTCTCCCACCCGAGCCTCGGCGTGGGTTTCGAGCTCGCTTACTTCCTTCTGAAAGGGAAACCCGCTGCCGCTCTGGTGCTTGAGGAGCGCAGAGCAAGCTTGTCGGCTCTCATCGAAGGCATTACCTGGCCGAACTTCCACCTGATCACGTACCGCAGCCCTAAAGAAGCAGTCGAGAAGCTTACCCGGCTCGGAATAATCTAG
- a CDS encoding ABC transporter ATP-binding protein, with product MLTLNNVRKTFREDGKTLEVLGGITLEIGEEFISVLGPSGCGKTTLLRLIAGLEKADGGEIIFHTEDKRIGFVFQSPTLLPWLTVLDNVALPLVSQGARWREAREKARKFLSLVGLLPFEDFYPRELSGGMRQRVNIARALVVEPTLLLMDEPFSQLDPLTAESLRTEVLDLWLYGVTTVRAIVMVTHNVDEAILMSDRIVVLTPRPARVAGLITVDIPRPRDRRSPQFQQLEDKIYELISA from the coding sequence GTGCTTACGCTGAACAACGTGAGGAAGACTTTCCGGGAGGACGGTAAGACCCTCGAGGTTCTCGGAGGGATAACACTGGAGATAGGCGAGGAGTTCATCTCCGTGCTCGGACCCTCCGGGTGCGGTAAAACCACCCTTCTCAGACTGATCGCGGGGCTTGAGAAAGCTGACGGCGGCGAGATAATCTTTCACACGGAGGATAAGCGCATAGGCTTCGTCTTCCAGTCTCCCACGCTCCTCCCGTGGCTCACCGTGCTGGATAACGTAGCCCTGCCCCTAGTGTCTCAGGGCGCGCGCTGGCGGGAGGCGCGCGAGAAGGCGCGCAAGTTCCTATCGCTAGTCGGGCTGCTGCCCTTTGAGGACTTCTACCCGCGGGAGCTGAGCGGGGGCATGCGGCAGAGGGTTAACATCGCGAGGGCTCTCGTAGTTGAGCCAACCCTCCTCCTGATGGATGAGCCGTTCTCGCAGCTGGACCCGCTAACCGCAGAGTCGCTGCGCACAGAGGTTCTCGACCTCTGGCTCTACGGGGTCACAACCGTCAGAGCGATAGTGATGGTCACGCATAACGTCGACGAAGCAATCCTGATGAGCGACAGGATCGTCGTGCTCACACCGAGGCCCGCGAGAGTAGCTGGGCTAATCACCGTCGACATACCGAGGCCGCGGGACAGGCGCTCTCCGCAGTTCCAGCAGTTAGAAGATAAGATCTACGAGCTCATAAGCGCGTAG
- a CDS encoding ABC transporter permease subunit translates to MPEWAALLESSALSLARMIVAYIVSVTLAVMLGSWMARSRTVERVLLPILDILQSIPILGFFPAALLLFARLLPGAAGLELAAIFLITTSLVWNMIFGVYTSIKALDPSLFEMARVYRLGSAARFFYVYVPACRASLVANSLVSWAGGWFFLTSAEVLSLGEAEYRLKGIGSFILESFSRGDQENLYAGIVMLVTVILATYALVWNPAAAATLNLPLLGSRSVYKYVHLAVSSLWRGLTWAALFLEARLPKAAIPGLARKVLGAFLAGAVLLTLLRSYQPLPVERVLETLAEFPFELLVSVTRVAAILLISVTFSLGVAYLAHVKPFLSQFVSLAGELLASVPAVVWWPLLSGIALSFAWGPYAVMMVVLLQGAFWYLYFNLIIYGLASVRQDLAEMAAVYRLRSAVYFRYFFVPSLLPSLATGALSAWGGAWNASIVAEYISAGSMVFDMGGVGSMISRLAERGDSLGLVLTSLSLSLFIVFVNKTLWVRIFRFIEKRYGGE, encoded by the coding sequence ATGCCAGAGTGGGCTGCACTGCTCGAGTCCAGCGCGCTCAGCTTAGCGAGAATGATCGTTGCCTACATCGTCTCGGTGACCCTTGCGGTGATGCTAGGCAGCTGGATGGCCCGCAGCAGGACTGTCGAAAGAGTGCTGCTGCCGATTCTCGACATTCTCCAGTCGATCCCCATCCTCGGTTTCTTCCCCGCGGCGCTCCTCCTCTTTGCTAGGCTCCTGCCCGGCGCGGCGGGCCTGGAGCTCGCTGCCATTTTTCTCATCACCACGAGCCTAGTGTGGAATATGATTTTCGGGGTTTACACGTCGATAAAGGCTCTGGACCCCTCGCTTTTCGAAATGGCTAGAGTTTACAGGTTGGGGAGCGCGGCCCGCTTCTTCTACGTTTACGTGCCCGCGTGCAGAGCCTCCCTGGTGGCTAACAGCCTCGTCTCCTGGGCTGGCGGCTGGTTCTTCCTTACGTCTGCCGAGGTTCTCAGCCTCGGTGAGGCGGAGTACCGCTTGAAGGGGATCGGGAGCTTCATCCTCGAGAGCTTCTCAAGAGGGGATCAGGAGAACCTCTACGCCGGGATAGTTATGCTGGTGACCGTGATCCTGGCGACCTATGCTCTCGTTTGGAACCCGGCTGCCGCGGCGACTCTGAATCTTCCGCTTCTGGGTTCGCGCAGCGTGTACAAGTACGTGCACCTCGCCGTCAGCTCCCTCTGGAGGGGGCTGACCTGGGCTGCTCTATTTCTCGAAGCTCGGTTACCGAAGGCGGCTATCCCGGGCTTGGCGAGGAAAGTGCTTGGAGCGTTTCTGGCGGGAGCCGTTCTCCTGACTTTGCTCAGAAGCTACCAGCCTCTCCCGGTCGAGAGAGTTCTGGAAACTCTCGCCGAGTTTCCCTTCGAGCTGCTCGTGAGCGTGACCCGCGTGGCAGCGATCCTCCTCATCTCGGTAACGTTCTCGCTCGGGGTAGCCTACCTTGCACATGTGAAGCCTTTTCTCAGCCAGTTTGTGAGCCTGGCGGGCGAGCTCCTCGCCTCGGTGCCTGCGGTGGTGTGGTGGCCCCTTCTGAGCGGGATCGCTCTAAGCTTCGCGTGGGGACCCTACGCGGTGATGATGGTCGTTCTGCTCCAGGGCGCCTTCTGGTACCTGTACTTCAACCTGATCATATACGGGTTGGCGAGCGTGAGGCAGGACCTGGCGGAAATGGCGGCAGTTTACCGCTTGCGCAGCGCAGTCTACTTCCGGTACTTCTTCGTGCCCAGCCTGCTGCCCTCTCTCGCGACTGGAGCGCTCAGCGCGTGGGGAGGGGCCTGGAACGCCAGCATAGTTGCAGAGTACATCAGCGCCGGCAGCATGGTGTTCGACATGGGAGGCGTGGGGAGCATGATCAGCAGGCTGGCCGAGCGGGGAGATAGCCTGGGGCTGGTTCTCACGTCTTTATCTCTTTCGCTCTTCATAGTTTTTGTTAACAAGACCCTATGGGTAAGGATTTTCAGGTTCATTGAGAAAAGGTACGGGGGCGAGTAG